The following coding sequences lie in one Arachis ipaensis cultivar K30076 chromosome B05, Araip1.1, whole genome shotgun sequence genomic window:
- the LOC107642493 gene encoding probable carotenoid cleavage dioxygenase 4, chloroplastic (The sequence of the model RefSeq protein was modified relative to this genomic sequence to represent the inferred CDS: added 11 bases not found in genome assembly), giving the protein MVPKPIIVTTPPSSSPSITPPLPLRNISTVQTQQNPPQTLNTTTTTAPPPPQPTIITTPPSRTTKPSPSKLPPRRRASELSLPGFIFNAFDDVINNFIDPPLKPSVDPKHVLSHNFAPVDELPPTQCDIVEGSLPPCLDGAYIRNGPNPQFLPKGPYHLFDGDGMLHAIRIKEGKATLCSRYVKTYKYTIENEAGQPLIPNVFSGFNTLMGSAARGSLTAARVLSGQYNPVNGIGLANTSLALFGNHLFALGESDLPYKVRVTETGDIETVGRFDFEGKLAMSMTAHPKIDSETGETFAFRYSPIPPFLTYFWFDKEGRKQADVPVFSMTRPAFLHDFAVTKKYALFADIQIGMNPLDMISGGSPVGSDPSKVSRVGILPRYAVDESQIRWLDVPGFNLIHAINAWDEPDGETITLVAPNILSVEHTLERMDLVHAMVEKLTIHLPTGIVSRQPLSSRNLDFAVINPSYVGKKNNFVYAAVGDPMPKISGVVKLDVSRKTNCTVACRMFGDGCYAGEPFFVARDPENPEAEEDDGYVVTYVHDERKGESRFLVMDAKSPELEVVAAVRLPRRVPYGFHGLFVRDTDIRKASLS; this is encoded by the exons ATGGTCCCAAAACCCATCATTGTAACTACACCACCCTCATCATCACCCTCAATAACCCCACCTCTCCCTCTCAGAAACATCTCCACCGTTCAAACCCAACAAAACCCCCCACAAACCCTtaacaccaccaccactaccgCACCACCACCGCCACAACCAACAATAATAACTACCCCTCCCTCCAGAACAACCAAACCATCACCCTCAAAACTCCCCCCTAGAAGAAGAGCTTCCGAGTTGTCGCTGCCAGGGTTCATCTTCAACGCATTCGATGACGTCATCAACAACTTCATCGACCCTCCATTGAAGCCTTCAGTGGACCCAAAACACGTCCTCTCTCACAACTTCGCACCGGTAGACGAGCTTCCACCAACTCAATGCGACATAGTCGAGGGCTCTCTTCCGCCCTGCCTGGACGGCGCGTACATCAGAAACGGTCCCAACCCACAGTTTCTCCCGAAGGGACCGTACCACCTCTTCGACGGCGACGGCATGCTCCACGCCATTCGCATCAAAGAAGGCAAAGCCACACTCTGCAGCCGCTACGTCAAGACCTACAAGTACACCATAGAGAACGAAGCAGGTCAACCTCTCATCCCCAACGTGTTCTCCGGCTTCAACACACTAATGGGCTCGGCGGCGCGTGGCTCCCTCACGGCGGCGCGTGTGCTGAGTGGACAGTACAACCCTGTGAACGGCATTGGGCTGGCGAACACAAGCTTAGCTCTGTTCGGCAACCACCTCTTCGCTCTCGGAGAATCGGATCTTCCGTACAAGGTGAGAGTGACGGAGACTGGCGACATCGAAACGGTGGGTCGTTTTGACTTCGAGGGGAAGCTGGCGATGAGCATGACAGCGCACCCGAAGATTGACAGCGAGACCGGAGAGACGTTTGCGTTCCGTTACAGTCCGATTCCGCCGTTTCTGACGTACTTCTGGTTCGATAAGGAAGGGAGGAAGCAGGCGGACGTGCCGGTATTCTCAATGACGAGGCCGGCGTTCCTGCATGATTTTGCGGTGACGAAGAAGTATGCGTTGTTTGCGGACATACAGATTGGGATGAACCCGCTTGACATGATCTCCGGTGGGTCTCCGGTGGGGTCGGATCCGTCGAAGGTGTCGAGGGTGGGGATATTGCCTCGCTATGCGGTTGACGAGTCTCAGATCAG GTGGTTGGATGTGCCGGGATTCAACCTCATCCACGCCATCAACGCATGGGACGAACCTGACGGAGAAACCATCACCCTCGTGGCCCCCAACATTCTCTCCGTCGAGCACACCCTCGAGAGAATGGACCTCGTCCACGCCATGGTTGAAAAGCTCACCATCCATCTCCCCACCGGCATCGTCTCCCGCCAGCCCTTATCCTCTCGCAACCTCGACTTCGCCGTCATCAACCCTTCCTACGTCGGAAAAAAGAACAACTTCGTCTACGCCGCCGTCGGCGACCCCATGCCCAAGATCTCCGGTGTCGTCAAGCTCGACGTCTCCAGGAAGACCAACTGCACTGTCGCCTGCCGGATGTTTGGCGACGGATGCTACGCCGGCGAGCCCTTCTTTGTGGCCAGGGATCCGGAGAACCCTGAGGCGGAGGAGGACGACGGGTACGTGGTGACCTACGTGCACGATGAAAGGAAGGGAGAGTCGAGGTTCTTGGTGATGGATGCAAAGTCACCGGAGCTGGAGGTGGTGGCGGCGGTGAGGCTTCCTCGTCGGGTGCCTTACGGGTTTCACGGGCTGTTCGTGAGGGACACTGACATAAGGAAAGCGT